From the Lolium rigidum isolate FL_2022 chromosome 2, APGP_CSIRO_Lrig_0.1, whole genome shotgun sequence genome, one window contains:
- the LOC124693006 gene encoding fimbrin-4-like: MSGFVGVVVSDPSLQGQFTQVELRSLKAKFVSLKRESGHVTTKNLPGLMKKLRGLHEVVSEEEIAAFLSESYPDSDQEIEFESFLHEYLKLQARVSAKDGGAAGTGGGAGRGKNSSSFLKSTVTTLLHNLNQAEKSSYVAHINTYLREDPFLKKYLPIDPSGNQLFDLIRDGVVLCKLINVAVPGTIDERAINKKRVLNPWERNENHTLCLNSAKAIGCTVVNIGTQDLVEGRPHLVLGLISQIIKIQLLADLNLKKTPQLVELFDDSKDIDEVLSLSPEKMLLKWMNHHLKKAGYKKTVNNFSSDVKDGEAYAYLLKALAPETSPETTVETKDPDERAKMVLEQAEKLDCKRYLTPKDITEGSANLNLAFVAQIFQHRNGLTSDIKQVTLTQSATRDDVLVSREERAFRMWINSLGVETYVNNVFEDVRNGWVLLEVLDKVSPGSVNWKLASKPPIKMPFRKLENCNQVIKIGKDLKFSLVNLAGNDIVQGNKKLIVALLWQLMRFNILQLLNRLRSHSQGSQGKQITDSDILNWANNKVKASGRTSRIESFKDKSLSNGVFFLELLSAVQPRVVNWKVVTKGEADDEKKLNATYIISVARKLGCSVFLLPEDIIEVNQKMILTLTASIMYWSLQRTPLSQSDMIEPSEPSSMASDAASDIGSEDGASTAAPSECEEVNSLSDGMSNLTTDDATSNAPPAENGNDEAGS, from the exons ATGTCCGGCTTCGTGGGGGTCGTCGTCTCCGATCCCTCGCTGCAGGGCCAGTTCACGCAGGTCGAGCTCCGATCGCTCAAGGCCAAG TTCGTGTCGCTGAAGCGGGAATCGGGCCATGTCACCACCAAGAACCTCCCGGGGCTGATGAAGAAGCTGAGGGGGCTCCACGAAGTGGTCTCCGAGGAGGAGATCGCCGCCTTCCTGTCGGAGTCGTACCCCGACAGCGACCAGGAGATTGAGTTCGAGTCGTTCCTCCAT GAGTACCTGAAACTCCAAGCAAGGGTGAGCGCCAAGGATGGAGGCGCCGCCGGCACCGGTGGCGGGGCTGGCCGCGGCAAGAACTCCTCTTCGTTCCTTAAATCCACCGTCACTACGCTGCTGCACAATCTCAACCAGGCCGAGAAGTCTTCATATGTGGCGCATATTAACACGTACCTGCGCGAAGACCCGTTCCTGAAGAAGTACTTGCCAATCGACCCGTCCGGCAACCAGCTGTTTGATCTTATCAGGGACGGTGTTGTGCTCTG TAAGTTGATCAATGTGGCTGTACCTGGGACCATTGATGAGAGGGCAATAAATAAGAAAAGAGTGCTTAACCCATGGGAGAGGAATGAAAACCACACACTGTGCCTCAACTCTGCCAAGGCCATTGGATGTACTGTTGTCAACATTGGTACCCAGGATTTAGTGGAAGGAAGG CCTCATTTAGTTCTTGGATTGATTTCTCAAATCATAAAG ATTCAACTTTTGGCTGATCTTAATCTCAAGAAGACGCCGCAGTTGGTGGAATTGTTCGATGACAGCAAG GATATAGATGAAGTTTTGAGCCTGTCACCAGAAAAAATGCTACTGAAATGGATGAACCATCATCTGAAAAAAGCTGGCTACAAAAAAACTGTTAACAATTTCTCTTCAGATGTGAAG GATGGTGAAGCCTATGCTTATCTTCTAAAAGCTCTTGCTCCAGAGACCTCCCCTGAAACAACAGTGGAGACTAAGGATCCTGATGAGAGGGCAAAAATGGTTCTAGAACAAGCAGAAAAGTTGGACTGCAAAAGATACCTTACACCAAAGGATATCACTGAGGGTTCTGCCAACTTGAATCTTGCATTTGTTGCACAAATATTCCAGCATCG GAATGGTCTAACTAGTGACATTAAACAAGTTACACTCACGCAGTCAGCAACACGTGATGACGTTTTAGTATCCAGAGAGGAGAGGGCCTTCAGGATGTGGATCAACAGCCTTGGCGTGGAAACATACGTGAATAATGTTTTTGAAGATGTTCGCAATGG ATGGGTACTTCTTGAAGTACTTGACAAAGTTTCTCCAGGATCTGTCAATTGGAAGTTAGCATCAAAACCTCCAATTAAGATGCCATTTAGGAAACTGGAGAATTGCAATCAAGTTATAAAAATCGGGAAGGATCTAAAATTTTCGTTAGTAAATTTAGCTGGGAACGATATTGTTCAGGGAAATAAGAAATTGATAGTTG CACTTCTGTGGCAATTGATGAGATTTAATATCCTTCAGTTGCTAAACAGACTGAGATCCCACTCCCAAGGATCCCAAGGAAAACAGATTACTGATTCGGATATACTAAACTGGGCCAACAACAAAGTGAAAGCATCAGGAAGAACATCTCGAATCGAAAGCTTCAAG GATAAGAGCTTATCAAATGGAGTGTTCTTCCTCGAACTTCTTAGTGCAGTTCAGCCAAGGGTTGTGAACTGGAAAGTAGTTACAAAGGGGGAAGCAG ACGATGAAAAGAAGCtaaatgctacctacatcatcagtGTTGCAAGAAAGCTTGGATGTTCTGTCTTCCTACTGCCGGAGGACATTATAGAG GTGAACCAGAAGATGATCCTAACTCTTACTGCTAGCATTATGTACTGGAGCCTACAGAGAACGCCACTATCACAATCTGATATGATTGAACCATCGGAGCCATCTAGCATGGCTTCTGATGCTGCTTCTGATATTGGTTCGGAGGATGGCGCCTCAACAGCAGCACCATCTGAGTGCGAAGAGGTGAACTCATTGTCTGATGGTATGTCCAACCTGACCACAGATGATGCTACTTCAAATGCCCCACCTGCAGAAAATGGAAATGATGAAGCTGGatcctga
- the LOC124688176 gene encoding BAG family molecular chaperone regulator 5, mitochondrial, whose product MGSYHYSSASHFFFPAGDPHPNAIPTAHKPAKTVRIPVTSPPPPKTPPDAAAAAARIQAAFRGHLVRRHVAAVRSADREATRLERLLRRQETVDAVRGDDRERARFSEALMAALLRLDAVPGRDPAVRGARRAVSRRVVGLQEVFDSILAAPEADTYGVPASLDQVLEGIWGVRGEAPLPAAAPAVEEEAEARTSGTCWGRFFGVL is encoded by the coding sequence ATGGGCTCCTACCACTACAGCTCCGCCTCCCACTTCTTCTTCCCCGCCGGCGATCCCCACCCCAACGCCATCCCCACCGCCCACAAGCCCGCGAAAACCGTGCGCATCCCCGTCACCTCCCCTCCGCCCCCTAAAACGCCCCCggacgcggcggccgccgccgccaggatCCAGGCGGCCTTCCGGGGCCACCTCGTCCGGCGCCACGTCGCGGCCGTGCGCTCCGCCGACCGCGAGGCGACGCGGCTCGAGCGGCTGCTCCGGCGGCAGGAGACCGTGGACGCCGTCCGCGGCGACGACCGCGAGCGCGCGCGCTTCTCCGAGGCGCTCATGGCCGCGCTGCTCCGCCTCGACGCCGTCCCGGGCCGCGACCCGGCCGTGCGGGGCGCGCGCCGCGCCGTCAGCCGCCGCGTCGTCGGCCTCCAGGAGGTGTTCGACTCCATCCTCGCCGCGCCCGAGGCGGACACGTACGGGGTGCCGGCCAGCCTCGACCAGGTCCTCGAAGGGATCTGGGGCGTTCGGGGAGAGGCGCCGCTGCCCGCGGCGGCGCCCGCggtggaggaggaagcggaggcgaggACGAGCGGCACGTGCTGGGGCCGGTTCTTCGGGGTGCTCTAG